From a region of the Stenotrophomonas sp. BIO128-Bstrain genome:
- a CDS encoding AraC family transcriptional regulator encodes MSHTPLQPTDLISELLTGMRLHGVQYRRIQTGPTFGLGFPRKPGHAYFHYLAVGTAILRGADGSQRRLSAGDVVLLPRGDEHALLSSEDHPVQCLETIDAAPLGDAVSGIDTCPSTHAVPSAVLFHGCMVFDLGGMQGLSKVMPAVMLCDGNATQFPGLLPMVDAMKREVCSGRIGYAGILARLADAVAAMIVRDWVERGCDGASGLVMAMRDPRLSLSLLALHRDPGRDWTVEALAAESNISRSVFADRFQTVIGTAPLRYVTELRMHLASQWLSHQNLSIEVVAERLGYASQAAFSRAYKRVMGYSPGATRRGRVA; translated from the coding sequence ATGAGCCACACGCCACTCCAGCCCACCGACCTGATCAGCGAACTGCTGACCGGCATGCGGCTGCATGGCGTTCAATACCGGCGCATTCAGACCGGGCCGACCTTCGGGCTTGGATTTCCCCGGAAGCCAGGCCATGCCTACTTCCATTACCTGGCAGTGGGCACGGCGATTCTTCGTGGCGCAGACGGCAGCCAACGCCGTCTATCCGCCGGGGATGTCGTGCTTCTTCCCCGCGGAGACGAACACGCGTTGCTGTCGAGCGAGGACCATCCCGTCCAGTGCCTGGAAACGATCGACGCAGCCCCGTTAGGCGACGCAGTGAGCGGGATAGACACGTGCCCGAGCACACATGCCGTGCCCAGCGCCGTGCTCTTCCACGGCTGCATGGTGTTCGATCTGGGCGGCATGCAAGGGTTGAGCAAGGTGATGCCGGCGGTGATGTTGTGCGATGGCAACGCCACGCAGTTCCCTGGGCTGTTGCCGATGGTCGACGCGATGAAGCGCGAGGTGTGTTCCGGACGCATTGGCTATGCAGGCATACTCGCGCGGCTGGCGGATGCAGTGGCCGCCATGATTGTCCGTGACTGGGTCGAGCGTGGTTGCGACGGCGCCTCCGGCCTGGTCATGGCGATGCGCGACCCTCGTCTATCGCTGTCGTTGCTTGCGCTGCACAGAGACCCTGGGCGGGACTGGACTGTCGAAGCATTGGCTGCGGAATCGAACATCTCGCGTTCCGTGTTTGCAGACCGGTTCCAGACCGTAATTGGAACCGCGCCCCTGCGCTACGTGACTGAGCTGCGAATGCACTTGGCCAGCCAATGGCTGAGCCACCAGAACCTCTCCATCGAGGTGGTGGCAGAGCGTCTTGGGTACGCTTCGCAGGCGGCTTTCAGTCGGGCTTACAAGCGTGTTATGGGGTACTCGCCTGGTGCGACTCGGCGGGGGCGTGTCGCTTAA
- a CDS encoding helix-turn-helix transcriptional regulator, whose amino-acid sequence MTRTPTSIRSVFARRLKACRVDQGLSQRALGVLVGLPEDVAGVRINRYERAVHNCDIETAQRIASVLGVSVAYLYAETNDLAELIRQFSRMSAKEQEALLANVRRKAT is encoded by the coding sequence ATGACCCGCACACCTACCTCGATCCGCTCTGTATTCGCCCGCCGCTTGAAGGCGTGCCGGGTAGATCAGGGCTTGTCTCAACGCGCGTTGGGGGTGCTTGTGGGATTACCGGAAGACGTGGCGGGCGTTCGCATCAACCGATACGAACGGGCCGTGCACAATTGCGATATCGAGACAGCGCAGAGGATCGCGTCTGTGCTGGGGGTTTCCGTTGCCTATCTGTACGCGGAGACGAATGACCTCGCGGAGCTCATCCGCCAGTTCAGCAGGATGTCCGCCAAGGAGCAGGAGGCGCTCCTCGCCAATGTCCGGCGCAAGGCAACGTAG
- a CDS encoding AAA family ATPase → MHISKLSLINYRNFANTKLLFQKGINTIIGENGSGKTNLFRAIRLLLDDNMIRSAYRLEQTDFHRGLGRWQGHWIIISLEFEEISADEAVQALFRHGTGVIDEEANGKATYNLIFRPKKEIRLRLSQLDDGDQAGLDAILNPVTLDDYETLFTGRSEADFNDAAFYKEVVGDFENVRFCEEVEFPAIGAKIPNVLSVSKEISFTFVQALRDVVSEFHNNRTNPLFSLLKGKSGDIDPVAFKAITDGVKALNDSIEALPDVQVVRTDIRDTIKDAAGEAYSPASLSIKSDLPDEADKLFQSLKLFVGESGEDHEGPIHELSLGGANLIFLTLKLLEFKYQKAKQSIANFLLIEEPEAHIHTHIQKTLFDRLKYDDTQIIYSTHSTHISEVSNVQNVNILGRERDRCEAYQPAVGLNPEEIGNIQRYLDAVRSNLLFAKSVILVEGDAEEILVPILVKNVLGISLDELGISLINIRSTGFQNVAVLFHDDRIRKRCSVVTDLDKSIIDTTPAAGDSEGLLRRKSKYQTSQEKGIARKTLLEDTFKENPWVSPFFAPHTFEVDFVAAGNARKVVGILPDVYKDGPTIAKAKAELEAADIALYGQRALTMADNYGKGWFAILLGKKIDPQTAIPKYILDAIAFAHPVVTKEVWFNVLSYRVNYIDAEDFVTAAAVFADFRAKLLAFRNGDIDFVGIRNEMLATFPDDRINDVLEVF, encoded by the coding sequence ATGCATATCTCCAAGCTCAGCCTGATCAACTACAGAAACTTCGCCAATACGAAGTTGCTGTTCCAAAAAGGCATCAACACCATCATCGGCGAGAACGGGTCCGGTAAAACCAACCTGTTTCGAGCGATCAGGCTGCTGCTCGATGACAATATGATCCGCTCTGCCTACAGACTGGAGCAAACAGATTTTCATCGCGGCCTCGGGCGCTGGCAGGGACATTGGATCATCATCAGTCTTGAGTTCGAGGAAATCTCGGCAGACGAGGCCGTACAGGCCTTGTTCCGGCATGGGACAGGCGTCATCGACGAAGAGGCCAACGGCAAGGCCACCTACAACCTCATTTTTCGTCCCAAGAAGGAAATCAGGCTACGACTTTCTCAGTTGGACGATGGCGACCAAGCTGGCCTCGATGCGATCCTGAATCCAGTCACTCTCGATGACTATGAGACCCTCTTCACGGGTCGTAGTGAGGCCGACTTCAACGACGCAGCCTTCTACAAAGAGGTGGTCGGTGACTTCGAGAATGTCCGATTCTGCGAAGAAGTCGAGTTCCCCGCAATCGGCGCCAAAATTCCGAACGTGCTGTCCGTCTCCAAGGAGATTTCCTTCACCTTCGTCCAGGCTCTGCGAGACGTTGTTTCGGAATTCCACAACAACCGAACCAATCCGCTCTTTTCGCTGCTAAAGGGCAAGAGTGGCGATATCGACCCCGTGGCGTTCAAGGCCATCACCGACGGAGTAAAGGCGTTGAATGACTCCATTGAGGCGTTGCCAGACGTGCAGGTCGTCCGGACGGATATCCGAGACACCATCAAGGACGCAGCTGGCGAGGCGTACTCTCCGGCGTCCCTTTCCATCAAGTCCGACCTCCCGGACGAAGCTGACAAGTTATTTCAGTCGCTCAAGCTGTTTGTCGGCGAATCGGGAGAGGATCACGAAGGGCCGATCCACGAGCTGAGCCTGGGCGGAGCGAACCTGATATTCCTCACCCTGAAACTGCTCGAATTCAAGTATCAGAAGGCCAAGCAATCGATTGCCAACTTCCTGTTGATCGAGGAGCCGGAAGCCCACATCCACACGCACATCCAGAAGACGCTGTTCGACAGGCTCAAGTACGACGACACTCAGATCATCTATTCGACCCATTCGACGCATATCTCCGAGGTCAGCAATGTTCAGAACGTGAACATTCTGGGCAGGGAGCGCGACCGATGTGAGGCCTACCAACCTGCCGTGGGCCTTAACCCAGAAGAGATCGGCAACATCCAACGCTATCTGGATGCTGTCCGCAGCAATCTGTTGTTTGCCAAGAGCGTCATTCTGGTGGAGGGCGATGCCGAAGAAATTCTCGTCCCGATCCTGGTCAAAAACGTGCTGGGCATCAGCCTTGATGAACTCGGCATCAGCCTAATCAATATCCGCAGCACCGGTTTTCAGAACGTCGCGGTTCTCTTCCACGATGACCGAATCCGGAAGCGATGCAGCGTCGTGACGGATCTCGACAAGTCGATCATTGACACAACGCCGGCGGCGGGAGACTCCGAAGGGCTGCTCAGGCGCAAGAGCAAGTACCAGACATCCCAAGAAAAAGGGATCGCCAGGAAAACGCTGCTGGAAGACACCTTCAAAGAAAACCCCTGGGTCTCTCCTTTCTTTGCCCCTCACACCTTTGAGGTCGACTTCGTTGCTGCCGGCAATGCTCGCAAGGTGGTCGGCATCCTTCCTGATGTCTACAAGGATGGCCCAACCATTGCGAAGGCCAAGGCAGAGCTTGAGGCCGCGGACATCGCGCTATACGGCCAACGCGCTCTCACCATGGCGGACAACTATGGGAAAGGATGGTTTGCCATCTTGCTGGGAAAGAAGATCGATCCGCAGACCGCCATCCCGAAGTACATCCTGGACGCCATCGCTTTTGCGCACCCCGTAGTCACAAAGGAAGTTTGGTTCAACGTACTGAGCTACCGCGTGAACTACATCGATGCAGAGGATTTCGTCACTGCGGCCGCAGTCTTCGCAGATTTCAGGGCCAAGCTGCTGGCCTTCAGAAATGGAGACATCGACTTCGTAGGCATCCGGAACGAGATGCTTGCCACATTCCCCGACGACCGCATCAACGACGTCCTTGAGGTCTTCTAA
- a CDS encoding HNH endonuclease, protein MGIKEEFKKHGAKLDNMRWSVSAIATKPRQAVITVWEDRFPKKGNKRTYRIDTSGWTNRAGRTGTLTHLATASEKGLPVRMVMVRWADKQKKRKVFEARTEWTGYVQEVNESIFSVVFEKTDAESGEPTIEERLVLAAEAGAEFLTPPIDSSEDARQWALTTIAMRRGQAGFRTKLLKAYGGRCAITGCDVTATLEAAHILPFRGDHTYTVNNGLLLRADIHTLFDLGLIWIDADIKTQVATSLIGTSYADLRGRGLSAPVKKSNAPRQQYLAEHAEAAQAKHPRKSL, encoded by the coding sequence ATGGGAATCAAGGAAGAGTTCAAGAAGCATGGCGCGAAGCTGGACAACATGCGCTGGTCTGTCTCAGCAATTGCGACGAAGCCTCGGCAGGCCGTGATTACCGTCTGGGAAGACCGCTTTCCCAAGAAGGGGAACAAACGGACTTACCGCATTGACACCTCTGGGTGGACGAATCGCGCCGGACGCACTGGGACCCTCACCCATCTCGCAACTGCTTCCGAGAAGGGGCTTCCTGTCCGTATGGTGATGGTGCGGTGGGCGGACAAGCAAAAAAAGCGCAAGGTCTTCGAGGCCCGCACTGAGTGGACCGGCTACGTTCAAGAAGTGAACGAGAGCATCTTCTCCGTCGTCTTTGAGAAAACTGACGCAGAGTCCGGCGAGCCCACAATAGAGGAACGGCTTGTCTTAGCAGCCGAGGCAGGCGCTGAGTTCCTCACGCCTCCAATCGACTCGAGCGAAGATGCCCGCCAGTGGGCCCTGACCACCATCGCAATGCGCCGCGGCCAAGCTGGGTTCCGAACGAAGTTGCTCAAGGCCTATGGCGGTAGGTGCGCGATCACAGGCTGCGACGTTACGGCAACATTGGAAGCAGCGCACATCCTGCCATTCCGTGGCGACCATACGTATACCGTCAACAACGGCTTGTTGCTCCGTGCTGACATACACACCCTTTTCGATCTTGGCTTGATCTGGATTGACGCCGATATCAAGACGCAGGTCGCGACCTCGCTGATCGGCACCAGCTACGCGGATCTTCGTGGTCGAGGGCTCTCAGCGCCTGTCAAGAAGTCCAATGCCCCTCGTCAGCAGTATTTGGCAGAACATGCAGAAGCTGCGCAGGCAAAACATCCCCGTAAGTCTCTGTAG
- a CDS encoding competence protein CoiA family protein, with the protein MKLALFEGQRRAPAPGLQGQCPSCGAPVMAKCGNYKIWHWAHKTREHCDPWWESEGEWHRSWKDRFPQEWQEIPHQSSTGERHVADIRTPAGLVIEFQRSTIHPDEVLARQAYYAKMIWVIDGCKNEFDPINFSNWRSQPNEHGLAQFAVFGRSKLFERWHTEKPVFIDFGKAGFWRIAHYNPKTKRGVALIVDKEAFVRIAGSGSTDFSGQGGPASPL; encoded by the coding sequence ATGAAGCTTGCACTATTTGAAGGGCAGAGACGCGCGCCTGCGCCAGGCCTGCAAGGCCAATGTCCTAGTTGCGGTGCTCCTGTAATGGCAAAGTGCGGGAACTACAAGATCTGGCACTGGGCGCACAAAACGCGTGAGCACTGTGATCCTTGGTGGGAGTCGGAAGGAGAGTGGCACCGCAGCTGGAAGGACCGCTTTCCGCAAGAATGGCAGGAAATCCCGCATCAAAGCTCAACCGGCGAGCGCCATGTCGCGGACATACGCACGCCGGCTGGTTTGGTCATTGAATTCCAACGCTCAACCATCCACCCTGACGAAGTTCTCGCGCGTCAAGCCTACTACGCGAAGATGATCTGGGTAATAGACGGATGCAAGAATGAGTTCGATCCGATAAATTTCAGCAACTGGAGAAGCCAGCCTAACGAGCACGGGCTCGCTCAGTTCGCGGTGTTCGGTCGAAGTAAGCTCTTCGAGCGTTGGCACACCGAGAAGCCTGTTTTTATCGATTTCGGCAAGGCCGGGTTCTGGCGTATAGCGCACTACAACCCAAAGACTAAACGCGGGGTTGCATTAATTGTCGACAAAGAAGCATTCGTCCGCATCGCTGGCTCTGGTTCGACGGATTTCAGCGGTCAAGGTGGCCCAGCCTCGCCACTTTGA
- a CDS encoding tyrosine-type recombinase/integrase — MALLTDLKARGIAPGSHPVPHGGVTGLTLLPSKKQKGSGKWVLRYVSPVSGKRRNAGLGAYPEVGIATAAKIGREMREQIANGQDPLTEKEAQEQRQAVPTFQGAAIQVHEELRPGWKNAKHAQQWINTLTEYAFPRIGAIQIDQLTPRHVADVLRPIWLEKAETASRVRQRIHAVMAWGWAHGFNNANPVDVVGHLLPGQPSLSIRREHQPAMPWQSLPAFAASELDSAADLDVTRRAMLFLILTAARSGEVRGMTWDEVDLQGAVWTIPAGRMKAKQAHRVPLSRQALLLLQQQFGQHHQLPFPSVRARTVMSDMTLTALLRRLEAPSDSNSRVATAHGFRSSFRDWCSEHGYARDLAERALAHTVKSQVEAAYHRTDLLEQRRPMMQAWSDYVLPNYG; from the coding sequence ATGGCACTCCTCACAGATCTCAAAGCCAGAGGCATCGCCCCCGGTAGCCATCCGGTTCCCCACGGCGGCGTAACTGGCCTGACGCTGCTCCCCTCGAAGAAGCAAAAAGGCAGCGGCAAGTGGGTACTCCGCTACGTAAGCCCCGTTAGCGGCAAGCGACGCAATGCAGGGCTGGGCGCCTACCCCGAAGTCGGAATCGCCACGGCTGCAAAGATCGGCCGCGAGATGCGTGAGCAGATCGCAAATGGGCAAGACCCACTGACTGAGAAGGAGGCCCAGGAACAGAGACAGGCAGTCCCAACCTTCCAAGGGGCTGCGATCCAAGTACACGAAGAGCTGAGGCCCGGCTGGAAGAACGCCAAACATGCTCAGCAATGGATCAACACGTTGACTGAATACGCCTTCCCCAGGATCGGCGCTATCCAGATCGATCAGCTCACTCCGCGCCATGTGGCCGACGTACTAAGACCTATCTGGCTGGAGAAGGCGGAGACAGCCTCGAGGGTCAGACAGCGGATTCATGCTGTGATGGCATGGGGATGGGCCCATGGGTTCAACAACGCGAACCCCGTCGACGTAGTGGGCCATCTTCTTCCCGGACAGCCGAGCCTAAGCATCCGACGGGAGCACCAGCCCGCCATGCCATGGCAATCACTGCCAGCGTTTGCCGCCTCAGAGCTTGACAGCGCTGCGGATCTGGACGTCACAAGGCGAGCGATGCTCTTTCTTATCCTCACTGCCGCCCGTTCCGGGGAGGTCCGCGGGATGACCTGGGATGAGGTGGATCTCCAGGGCGCAGTCTGGACTATTCCGGCTGGCCGGATGAAGGCGAAACAAGCACATCGAGTACCCCTCTCGAGGCAAGCGCTGCTCCTGCTCCAACAGCAGTTCGGCCAGCACCATCAGCTGCCCTTCCCGTCTGTTCGCGCGAGAACCGTAATGTCTGATATGACCCTAACGGCACTCTTGCGGCGGCTAGAGGCTCCCAGCGACTCAAATAGTCGAGTGGCCACCGCACACGGCTTTCGCTCCAGTTTTCGGGACTGGTGTAGCGAGCACGGATATGCCAGAGATCTTGCAGAACGTGCACTGGCCCATACTGTTAAGAGCCAAGTGGAAGCGGCCTACCATCGCACCGACCTGCTGGAGCAGCGTCGACCAATGATGCAGGCATGGAGTGATTACGTACTACCTAACTATGGGTGA
- a CDS encoding ATP-dependent helicase, with translation MFMWDKDDLNPEQEVAILEPGSVFLIACPGSGKTRTLTYKIAYELSRLKSNKQFVVAITYTHRAADEIHERIESLGVDTSRLWIGTIHSFCLEWILKPYGIYHQELARGFRVIDQHEREKILEALCKPYQKPKITFWDCEFYFTETGYVLSCPQNWKHTGLHAILGQYFERLRESRQIDFELILYYAYQLIASRPAISELLGQLFSFVLVDEYQDTKRIQYSIITAILKSGQGATKAFIVGDPNQAIYQSLGGYPIAFEDFKAMAGIDLAELELSRNYRSSERIIDYFGNFNVHATTIEAASDDKAYPSLVSFNETVGKADLEAELIRLIRFNIETIGIAPHEVCVLAPQWTHLASMTRRLVASMPEYSFDGPGMVPFARDPENFWYRLSKIALTQASPGMYVRRLRWAGEILNDLEAAGASVSKLTRKSLLRECNAIEIDETDGLAYLRAFFELLFVNLGIDFRLFTLLQEHHVAFFESSQARVDRLKSEGSEFIGDIGTFRKVFQHRTGITISTIHGVKGAEFDAVIAYALLEDMVPHFNDPNGQESAMKLLYVIGSRARKNLHLISERDRVRQYSGDEYQVTRKLAECIFGYDDIP, from the coding sequence ATGTTCATGTGGGACAAAGACGACCTGAATCCGGAGCAGGAGGTCGCCATTCTGGAGCCCGGGAGTGTTTTTCTCATCGCTTGTCCCGGCAGTGGGAAGACCCGCACGCTGACCTACAAGATTGCTTATGAGCTGTCCAGACTGAAATCGAACAAGCAGTTTGTTGTCGCGATCACATATACGCACCGTGCCGCCGACGAGATTCATGAGCGCATCGAGAGTCTGGGGGTGGACACATCCCGGCTATGGATAGGAACGATCCATTCATTTTGTCTTGAATGGATATTAAAGCCCTACGGCATCTATCACCAGGAGTTGGCTCGCGGATTTCGCGTGATTGATCAGCATGAGCGCGAGAAGATCTTGGAGGCGCTATGCAAGCCATACCAGAAGCCAAAAATAACATTCTGGGATTGCGAGTTCTATTTCACCGAAACTGGTTATGTGCTTTCTTGCCCCCAAAATTGGAAGCATACCGGGCTGCACGCCATACTTGGGCAGTATTTTGAGCGGTTGCGTGAGAGTCGGCAAATCGACTTTGAACTCATCCTCTACTATGCGTACCAACTGATTGCGAGTCGTCCTGCAATCAGCGAGCTCCTTGGGCAGTTGTTCTCTTTTGTGTTGGTCGATGAATATCAGGATACCAAGAGAATTCAATATTCGATCATCACGGCCATCTTGAAGTCCGGCCAAGGTGCGACTAAGGCCTTCATTGTTGGAGATCCCAATCAGGCAATTTACCAGTCGCTCGGCGGATACCCGATTGCCTTCGAGGATTTCAAGGCGATGGCGGGCATTGACCTTGCAGAGCTCGAACTTTCGAGGAACTACCGCTCCTCCGAGCGCATCATCGATTACTTCGGAAACTTCAACGTCCACGCCACTACCATCGAAGCCGCATCCGACGACAAGGCGTATCCAAGCCTCGTTTCATTCAACGAGACAGTAGGCAAGGCGGACCTGGAGGCGGAACTGATCCGGCTTATTCGGTTCAACATCGAGACCATTGGCATTGCGCCCCACGAGGTATGCGTGCTGGCGCCCCAATGGACGCATTTGGCAAGCATGACTCGACGCCTAGTCGCCAGCATGCCTGAGTATTCATTCGATGGTCCCGGCATGGTTCCTTTCGCGAGAGACCCTGAGAATTTTTGGTACAGGCTTTCGAAGATCGCACTTACGCAGGCATCGCCGGGTATGTATGTGCGCAGACTCCGCTGGGCCGGAGAGATTCTTAATGACTTGGAGGCGGCTGGCGCGAGTGTGTCGAAACTCACGCGGAAGTCATTGCTGAGGGAGTGCAACGCGATCGAGATCGATGAAACAGATGGGCTGGCCTACCTTCGCGCATTCTTCGAGCTGTTGTTCGTGAATCTGGGCATCGACTTTCGCCTTTTCACATTGCTTCAGGAACATCACGTTGCGTTCTTCGAAAGCTCGCAAGCAAGGGTCGATCGGCTGAAGAGTGAAGGCAGCGAATTCATAGGAGACATTGGGACGTTCAGGAAGGTTTTTCAGCACCGAACTGGGATTACGATTTCCACAATCCACGGCGTGAAGGGTGCGGAGTTCGATGCGGTAATCGCCTATGCTTTGTTGGAAGATATGGTGCCGCATTTCAATGATCCGAATGGCCAAGAAAGTGCGATGAAATTGCTGTATGTTATCGGATCGCGCGCTAGAAAAAATCTGCACCTGATCTCGGAACGGGATCGTGTTCGTCAGTATTCAGGTGATGAATATCAAGTCACCCGTAAGCTTGCTGAGTGCATTTTTGGCTATGACGATATTCCATAG
- a CDS encoding MFS transporter: MSNNVVDAANTPDSVDRGSGEPSSSAWVAVFSLAMGVFGLLTAEYLPASLLTPMAGDLGVSEALAGQAVTVTAVVALFAGLLVPRLTRLMDRRLVLLSFTALMILSNALVALSSSMGVLLVMRVLLGIALGGFWSMAAAVAMRLVPPQRVPRALSIIFSGIAVGTVVSVPLGSYLGGLLGWRSAFWAATAVGGLTFAFQWFTLPRMAPRQAAVPESVVALLRRPGVAVGMLGCVLAHTGQYSLFTYIRPTLESLGQMSADGLALILLGFGVANFVGTLLAGWLMERSLKVTLVLMPALVGVAALGMLLLPVGVGGLSILVALWGLAFGGVPVAWSSWVARAVPDQAESAGGMVVAAVQSSIAAGAALGGVVFGLGGIVAVLTVAAAVMLLASLLIALRVRVSSAALSAGPAFHI; the protein is encoded by the coding sequence ATGAGCAATAACGTAGTTGATGCCGCGAACACGCCTGATTCTGTGGACAGGGGGAGCGGGGAGCCTTCTTCATCGGCGTGGGTGGCGGTGTTTTCGCTGGCCATGGGGGTCTTCGGGCTGCTCACCGCGGAATATCTGCCTGCCAGCCTGCTGACGCCGATGGCGGGGGACCTGGGGGTGTCGGAGGCGCTGGCCGGGCAAGCGGTGACGGTCACTGCGGTTGTGGCCTTGTTCGCTGGGCTGTTGGTGCCGCGGCTGACCCGTTTGATGGACAGGCGCCTGGTGCTGTTGAGTTTCACGGCCCTGATGATTCTCTCCAACGCCTTGGTGGCGTTGTCGTCCAGCATGGGCGTTCTGCTGGTGATGCGCGTCCTTCTGGGCATCGCGCTGGGCGGTTTCTGGAGCATGGCAGCGGCCGTGGCCATGCGGTTGGTGCCGCCCCAGCGCGTGCCTCGCGCGCTCTCGATCATCTTCAGCGGGATTGCGGTCGGCACGGTGGTGTCGGTTCCGTTGGGGAGCTACCTCGGCGGGCTGCTGGGTTGGCGCAGCGCCTTCTGGGCGGCGACGGCGGTGGGTGGACTCACGTTTGCGTTCCAGTGGTTCACGCTGCCCCGGATGGCCCCGCGTCAGGCGGCTGTCCCCGAGTCGGTGGTGGCGCTGCTGCGCCGCCCGGGCGTTGCGGTCGGCATGCTGGGCTGCGTCCTGGCGCACACCGGTCAGTACTCGCTCTTTACTTACATCCGCCCCACGTTGGAGAGCCTGGGGCAGATGAGCGCCGATGGCCTGGCGCTGATCCTGCTTGGATTCGGTGTGGCGAATTTCGTTGGCACTCTCCTGGCCGGTTGGCTCATGGAGCGCAGTCTGAAAGTCACGCTGGTGCTCATGCCTGCCTTGGTTGGCGTAGCCGCGCTGGGCATGCTCCTGTTGCCGGTGGGCGTCGGCGGGCTGTCGATCCTGGTAGCACTGTGGGGTCTGGCCTTCGGCGGCGTGCCGGTTGCGTGGTCGAGCTGGGTCGCGCGTGCGGTGCCTGACCAGGCCGAGAGTGCCGGCGGGATGGTGGTCGCTGCGGTGCAGTCGTCCATCGCAGCGGGCGCCGCGTTGGGTGGCGTGGTGTTCGGGCTGGGCGGCATCGTTGCAGTCCTTACCGTTGCCGCAGCGGTGATGCTCCTCGCCAGCCTGCTCATCGCGCTCCGGGTCAGGGTGAGCTCGGCGGCGTTGTCGGCAGGTCCGGCGTTTCATATCTAG
- a CDS encoding thermonuclease family protein: protein MVVKGLAVLFLVSASFSGVAAELVGRATVTDGDTLTVAKQRIRLWGIDAPESAQQCTGKDGRTWPCGRRSAAALDGYLLEKTVRCQPKDTDRYGRVVAECFVQGASVNRWMVRSGWAVAYRQYATAFIADEADARQHQRNLWQGPFQMPADYRRSKRDQAARHAPAATQPAPGGCQIKGNISRQGKKIYHVPGQWDYARTSIDTSRGERMFCSPADAVRAGWQPAKR, encoded by the coding sequence ATGGTGGTGAAAGGTCTGGCGGTGTTGTTTTTGGTTTCTGCGTCGTTTTCTGGTGTGGCAGCAGAGCTGGTTGGCCGCGCGACGGTCACGGACGGGGACACCCTCACCGTGGCCAAGCAGCGCATCCGCCTGTGGGGCATCGATGCGCCGGAAAGCGCGCAGCAATGCACCGGTAAAGATGGGCGCACTTGGCCCTGCGGGCGTCGGTCAGCCGCCGCGCTGGACGGCTATCTGCTGGAAAAAACCGTTCGTTGCCAGCCCAAGGACACGGACCGCTACGGCAGGGTGGTGGCGGAGTGCTTTGTCCAGGGGGCGTCGGTCAATCGGTGGATGGTGCGCTCCGGTTGGGCGGTGGCGTACCGCCAGTACGCTACGGCATTCATTGCAGACGAAGCCGACGCGCGCCAGCACCAGCGGAACCTCTGGCAGGGGCCGTTCCAGATGCCAGCCGACTATCGTCGCAGCAAGCGTGACCAGGCCGCGCGACACGCCCCGGCGGCCACGCAGCCGGCGCCGGGCGGATGCCAAATCAAGGGCAACATCTCCCGCCAAGGCAAGAAGATCTACCACGTGCCGGGCCAGTGGGACTACGCGCGCACGAGTATCGACACGAGCCGCGGCGAGCGCATGTTCTGCAGCCCTGCCGACGCAGTGCGGGCAGGGTGGCAGCCGGCCAAGCGCTGA